In Oryza brachyantha chromosome 1, ObraRS2, whole genome shotgun sequence, the following are encoded in one genomic region:
- the LOC102705203 gene encoding mucin-5AC-like produces MEDLLDTEIGKHDYDWLLTPPGSPHAPILEVVEKAPSSIVSKCITTRSSSTTRASRLSAPETENGHSTVPTRPARSNSVSRPSIQSTLISSNNRSSVLNANNSSVCSRPTTPSKRTSTLSSSKPSIPASRQIPTRSSTPTKTRPSTPVITRPSTPNKTRPSTPVKRPSVPNSMSTSTIAKTTSAQSSRPSTPTSRPRIMNSSSSTPPAASRPSSSSGRTNTISRTSSSTSTIPSASRPSSRSSTPTRQPIVHSSAGPSPSIGRIFGSKNITSIGRPVTSNGRNSAPSSAPSSRPSSPNPRARAPVRPLDIPDFPSETPPNLRTKLPQRPLSVGRARPGVGLGPKSTPNAEQVHSAPVKKMAVPAITRSKFSDPPSRVSSLPNGHQSKQSEGFAVEGQAAKPLRSITDIDNGFGRTLSRKSLDMAIKHMDIRQNLGGIRGASLFPPSIRSAGAKGRPARMSDRPHLGLNGDRHFTDNGSMNGHFSVDSYGSLSNDGGSSTGSPDRESIGTKETLRELDLYTTARYEAMLLREDTTNTNWLHNADDKSDQSPVFDHRFEPLPEPFGPL; encoded by the exons ATGGAGGACTTGCTGGACACGGAGATCGGGAAGCATGACTACGACTG GCTTTTGACTCCCCCAGGATCACCCCATGCTCCTATATTGGAAGTTGTAGAGAAAGCTCCATCCTCAATTGTGTCTAAATGCATTACCACTAGATCATCCTCAACCACCAGAGCATCAAGG CTTTCTGCTCCTGAAACAGAGAATGGGCATTCCACAGTACCAACTAGACCAGCACGGAGTAACTCCGTCTCTCGCCCTTCAATCCAATCTACTCTTATTTCCAGCAACAACAGGTCATCAGTTCTCAATGCAAACAATTCCTCTGTCTGTTCGCGACCTACAACCCCAAGCAAGAGGACTAGCACTCTTTCTTCATCAAAGCCATCCATTCCAGCTTCACGTCAAATACCAACACGGTCCTCTACTCCAACAAAAACCCGTCCGTCTACTCCCGTCATAACTCGGCCATCTACTCCAAATAAAACCCGGCCTTCTACTCCAGTCAAACGGCCTTCTGTGCCCAACTCTATGTCCACCTCAACTATTGCCAAAACCACATCTGCACAGAGCTCAAGGCCATCAACTCCAACCTCCCGGCCTCGTATCATGAATTCATCTTCAAGCACACCTCCTGCAGCAAGTCGTCCTAGCTCATCCTCTGGGAGAACTAATACAATTAGTCGCACCTCCTCTTCTACTAGTACAATTCCTTCAGCCAGCCGTCCTAGCTCTCGTTCATCTACACCTACACGCCAGCCTATCGTACATTCATCGGCTGGCCCCTCACCTTCTATTGGGAGGATATTTGGCAGTAAAAACATAACATCCATTGGGCGACCTGTAACCAGCAATGGTCGAAATTCAGCACCTTCTTCAGCACCGTCATCTCGCCCAAGTTCCCCAAATCCACGTGCGCGAGCTCCAGTCAGGCCATTAGATATTCCGGATTTCCCAAGTGAAACTCCCCCAAACCTAAGGACTAAGCTACCGCAGCGGCCACTTTCTGTTGGTAGAGCACGTCCAGGAGTGGGTTTGGGACCAAAGTCAACTCCAAATGCTGAACAAGTTCACTCAGCTCCTGTAAAGAAGATGGCTGTACCTGCTATTACGCGGAGCAAATTCTCTGATCCACCATCCAGGGTATCTTCTCTTCCAAATGGTCACCAAAGTAAACAATCTGAGGGGTTTGCTGTGGAAGGCCAAGCTGCTAAACCCTTGCGGTCTATCACGGATATAGATAATGGTTTTGGTAGGACACTATCAAGGAAGTCACTTGACATGGCAATCAAGCATATG GACATTCGACAAAACCTGGGTGGTATTCGTGGTGCATCTCTATTCCCCCCTAGCATTCGCTCTGCTGGTGCGAAGGGCAGGCCAGCTCGAATGTCTGACCGTCCCCATCTCGGTTTGAATGGTGATCGGCATTTTACTGACAATGGTAGCATGAATGGGCACTTCTCTGTAGATTCGTATGGTTCTCTTTCAAATGACGGTGGTAGCTCAACTGGTTCCCCAGACAGGGAAAGCATTGGAACTAAGGAGACATTGAGAGAACTAGATCTATATACCACTGCACGGTATGAGGCAATGTTGCTAAGGGAGGACACGACGAATACGAACTGGTTGCACAATGCCGATGACAAATCTGACCAGAGCCCAGTGTTTGATCACCGTTTTGAACCGCTCCCAGAACCATTTGGTCCACTGTGA
- the LOC102705479 gene encoding probable inactive receptor kinase At5g58300 translates to MQDHILIAFLVVSLLFTCLPHAKSADLNSDKQALLAFAASLPHGRKLNWSSSAPVCTSWVGVTCTPDNSRVQTLRLPAVGLFGPIPSDTLGKLDALEVLSLRSNRITVDLPPEVGSIPSLHSLYLQHNNLSGIIPTALTSSLTFLDLSYNTFDGEIPLRVQNLTQLTALLLQNNSLSGPIPDLQLPKLRHLNLSNNNLSGPIPPSLQRFPTSSFLGNAFLCGFPLEPCPGTAPSPSPTSPTPVKTKKNFWKRIRTGVIIAAAAAGGLLLLILIVLLLICIFKRKKHTEPTTASASKGKTIAGGRTENTKEDYSSGIQEAERNKLVFFQGCSYNFDLEDLLRASAEVLGKGSYGTTYKAVLEDGTTVVVKRLKEVVVGKKDFEQQMEIVGRVGQHQNVVPLRAYYYSKDEKLLVYDYVPSGSLAAVLHGNKAAGRAPLDWETRVKISLGVARGLAHLHAEGSGKFIHGNLKSSNILLSQNLDGCVSEFGLAQLMTIPPAPARLVGYRAPEVLETKKPTQKSDVYSFGVLVLEMLTGKAPLRSPGREDSIEHLPRWVQSVVREEWTAEVFDVDLLRHPNIEDEMVQMLQVAMACVAIPPEQRPKMDEVIKKILEIRNSYSGSRTPPEEKQKD, encoded by the exons ATGCAAGATCATATACTTATAGCTTTTCTGGTTGTTTCTCTCCTCTTTACATGCCTTCCTCATGCCAAGAGTGCTGATCTGAACTCTGATAAGCAAGCTCTTCTGGCATTTGCTGCCTCGCTGCCACATGGCAGGAAGCTCAACTGGAGCTCTTCAGCCCCTGTCTGCACTTCATGGGTTGGGGTGACTTGCACACCAGACAATAGCCGTGTGCAAACACTACGCCTACCAGCAGTAGGGCTCTTTGGTCCGATACCCTCTGACACGCTTGGCAAGCTTGATGCTCTGGAGGTACTGAGCCTTAGGTCCAATCGCATCACAGTTGATCTCCCACCTGAAGTAGGATCCATTCCTTCTCTCCATTCCCTATATCTTCAGCATAATAACTTGTCTGGAATCATACCGACTGCCCTTACTTCCAGTTTAACATTTCTAGATCTGTCATACAACACTTTTGATGGAGAAATCCCATTGAGAGTGCAAAATCTCACTCAGCTTACTGCATTGCTTCTCCAGAATAACTCTCTTTCTGGGCCCATCCCTGACCTCCAACTCCCCAAATTGAGACATTTGAATTTGAGCAACAATAACCTCAGTGGGCCAATACCACCTTCCTTGCAAAGATTCCCAACCAGTTCCTTCTTGGGGAATGCTTTTCTATGTGGGTTTCCATTGGAACCTTGCCCTGGGACTgcaccttctccttctccaacATCACCAACACCAGTCAAGACCAAGAAGAATTTCTGGAAAAGGATCAGAACTGGTGTCATAATTGCAGCAGCGGCTGCAGGAGGGTTATTATTGCTAATCTTGATTGTTTTACTCCTGATATGTATTTTCAAGAGAAAGAAACACACAGAACCTACTACAGCTTCCGcatcaaaaggaaaaactaTTGCTGGTGGAAGGACAGAAAACACTAAGGAAGACTACAGCAGTGGTATTCAGGAAGCTGAGAGGAATAAATTGGTTTTCTTTCAGGGCTGTTCATACAATTTTGACTTAGAGGATTTGCTGCGAGCTTCAGCTGAAGTCCTTGGAAAAGGAAGTTATGGAACTACCTATAAAGCTGTTCTTGAGGATGGCACCACAGTTGTGGTCAAGAGATtgaaggaggtggtggtggggaagAAGGATTTCGAACAGCAGATGGAGATAGTTGGCAGGGTTGGCCAGCACCAAAATGTTGTTCCATTGCGTGCTTACTATTACTCCAAGGATGAGAAGCTACTGGTGTATGATTATGTCCCATCTGGTAGCCTTGCTGCTGTTTTGCATG GGAATAAAGCCGCAGGAAGAGCTCCATTGGACTGGGAAACGAGGGTAAAAATCTCTCTCGGCGTAGCTCGTGGACTTGCTCATCTCCATGCCGAGGGAAGCGGGAAGTTCATCCATGGCAACCTCAAATCATCCAACATCCTTCTGTCACAGAACCTCGACGGCTGTGTCTCTGAATTTGGCCTGGCACAGCTCATGACCATCCCACCAGCACCGGCGCGCCTCGTCGGATATCGCGCACCGGAAGTCCTCGAGACCAAAAAACCAACCCAGAAGTCTGATGTCTACAGCTTCGGTGTGCTGGTCCTTGAAATGCTGACAGGAAAGGCTCCTCTGAGGTCTCCTGGGCGTGAGGACTCCATTGAGCACCTCCCTAGGTGGGTGCAGTCTGTGGTCCGGGAAGAATGGACCGCGGAGGTTTTCGACGTCGACCTGCTAAGGCATCCAAACATCGAGGATGAGATGGTTCAGATGCTCCAGGTCGCAATGGCATGCGTTGCCATTCCCCCTGAACAGCGGCCGAAAATGGACGAGGTGATCAAGAAGATCTTGGAGATCAGGAACTCCTACTCGGGGTCAAGAACGCCACCGGAGGAGAAGCAGAAGGATTAG
- the LOC102705764 gene encoding synaptotagmin-2-like, translating into MVSLGLVASPRKDVEVRPLVEFDSNSLDGILHEIPLWVKNPDCDRIDWVNRFLEMMWPYLNKAICRTAQDFAKPIIAENIEKYKINSIEFETLNLGSLPPTFQGMKAYVTEEQELIMEPSIKWAANPNVTVIVKAYGLKATIQVVDLQVFASPRITLKPLVTTIPCFAKILVSLMEKPHVDFGLKLLGADVMAIPILYSFVQETIKKQLASMYLWPKTLEVPIMDPSKASKRPVGILLVKVLRAQNLQKKDLLGKSDPYVKLTMSDDKLPSKKTTVKRGNLNPEWNEDFKFVVTDPETQELEIKVFDWEQVGKHDKMGMNKILLKELPPEETKVATYNLLKTMDPNDIHNEKSRGQITLEMTYKPFKGDDIEKGVHGTEAVEKAPDGTPAGGGLLYVIVHEAQDLEGKHHTNPYAKIIFKGDEKKTKVIKKNRDPRWEDEIEFVCEEPPANDKLHVEVLSKPPKKGLIHRKETLGYTDISLGDVISNKRINETYHLIESKNGRIQIELQWRTS; encoded by the exons ATGGTGTCACTTGGACTAGTTGCATCTCCAAGAAAG GATGTTGAAGTTCGCCCACTGGTGGAATTTGACTCAAATTCTTTGGATGGTATCCTTCATGAAATTCCTTTGTGGGTCAAGAATCCTGACTGTGATAGA ATTGATTGGGTGAACAGATTTCTGGAGATGATGTGGCCTTACCTCAACAAG GCCATCTGCAGAACTGCACAGGATTTTGCAAAGCCAATTATTGCAGAGAATATAGAaaagtacaaaataaattctatTGAATTTGAAACACTTAATTTGGGTAGTTTACCACCAACCTTTCAAG GAATGAAAGCATATGTTACAGAAGAGCAGGAGTTGATAATGGAACCATCTATTAAGTGGGCAGCAAATCCCAATGTTACTGTTATTGTAAAGGCTTATGGGTTGAAAGCAACTATACAG GTTGTCGATCTGCAAGTCTTTGCCTCACCTCGTATTACTCTAAAGCCTTTGGTGACTACAATTCCTTGCTTTGCAAAAATCCTTGTCTCTCTCATGGAGAAG CCACATGTTGATTTTGGGCTAAAACTTCTTGGAGCTGATGTAATGGCTATTCCTATTCTTTACAGTTTTGTTCAG GAGACCATCAAGAAGCAACTTGCAAGCATGTATTTATGGCCAAAGACACTTGAAGTGCCTATAATGGATCCCTCAAA agCTTCTAAAAGGCCTGTTGGTATTCTACTTGTGAAAGTTTTAAGAGCTCAAAATCTACAAAAGAAGGATCTGTTGGGTAAATCAGACCCATATGTGAAACTTACAATGTCAGATGACAAGCTGCCATCCAAGAAAACAACGGTGAAGCGCGGTAATCTTAATCCAGAGTGGAACGAAGATTTCAAATTTGTTGTGACAGATCCTGAAACTCAGGAACTGGAAATTAAAGTCTTCGACTGGGAACAG GTTGGAAAGCATGACAAGATGGGTATGAACAAGATTCTGTTGAAAGAACTCCCCCCAGAGGAGACTAAAGTTGCAACTTATAACTTGCTTAAGACCATGGATCCAAATGATATACACAATGAGAAGTCTCGTGGTCAAATTACTCTGGAGATGACATATAAACCATTCAAGGGAGATGATATAGAGAAAGGTGTCCACGGTACTGAAGCAGTAGAGAAAGCTCCTGATGGTACTCCAGCTGGTGGTGGGCTGCTTTATGTTATTGTTCATGAAGCTCAAGATCTTGAAGGGAAGCATCACACCAACCcatatgcaaaaataattttcaaagGAGACGAGAAGAAAACGAAG GTGATCAAGAAAAACAGGGATCCACGATGGGAGGATGAGATTGAGTTTGTGTGTGAGGAACCCCCTGCAAACGACAAACTACATGTTGAAGTCCTAAGTAAACCCCCCAAAAAAGGGTTGATACATCGCAAG GAAACTTTAGGCTACACTGATATAAGCCTCGGGGACGTGATCAGCAACAAGCGGATTAATGAAACATACCATCTTATAGAATCCAAAAACGGTCGGATTCAAATCGAATTGCAGTGGAGAACTTCATAG
- the LOC102706050 gene encoding ubiquitin-conjugating enzyme E2-17 kDa-like, giving the protein MASKRILKELKDLQKDPPTSCSAGPAGEDMFHWQATIMGPPDSPYAGGVFLVNIHFPPDYPFKPPKVSFKTKVFHPNINSNGSICLDILKEQWSPALTISKVLLSICSLLTDPNPDDPLVPEIAHMYKTDRPKYETTARSWTQKYAMG; this is encoded by the exons ATGGCTTCGAAGCGGATCCTCAAGGAACTTAAGGACCTGCAGAAAGATCCTCCAACATCATGCAGTGCAG GTCCTGCTGGTGAGGATATGTTCCATTGGCAGGCAACGATTATGGGCCCTCCAGATAGTCCCTATGCTGGTGGAGTTTTCTTGGTGAATATTCATTTCCCCCCGGACTACCCCTTCAAGCCTCCAAAG GTATCTTTTAAGACAAAGGTCTTCCATCCAAACATCAATAGCAATGGAAGCATATGCCTTGACATTCTTAAGGAGCAGTGGAGCCCTGCTTTGACTATATCTAAG GTGTTGCTTTCAATCTGCTCGCTGCTCACTGACCCCAACCCGGACGACCCGCTTGTCCCTGAGATTGCCCACATGTACAAGACCGATCGTCCAAAGTATGAGACGACAGCCCGCAGCTGGACCCAGAAGTACGCCATGGGATGA
- the LOC102700298 gene encoding uncharacterized protein LOC102700298: MESEQVKRRFGRCPYCRAMIYQDPKAVIYYCSKCRTPIRGKNPEPTDEAEYALSQLEILSADTASVFSDEPEMLSRTSSVAYGGGEQPPVRTSSAPYAAFDRGSREMEFNSARTGPRSGVLDGGEQSGDERRGSPMHSRVSELRPSSRRTRRPMSGDMDASRDYGSSYGSDNDVPTSAASYRRRASPLSSQELDSSSMGSSGYQPSGASSSTMGLSSGYETSGAVRSPLTNPAFQRDLLQALDNLRRVIAAVEQPYGVETPLQQAGMPPKSASCNDGAGAYTAVTRRNSRLMRRLESQLVQALPREALRRDASTSSSSSASSSRPGSDRHRARKHHCRAILGGTPFVVCDKCSEILQLPAAVAVDRTARLECGACGHVLSIKLPAAGGSTDRPKKIFSAPQPAIRGREDDDAEEDHALARSSLSGDQRWPAEGPLHRMLGYSTVSSVFRSRRHGEHS; this comes from the exons ATGGAGAGCGAGCAGGTGAAGAGGCGGTTCGGGCGGTGCCCCTACTGCCGCGCCATGATCTACCAGGACCCCAAGGCCGTCATCTACTACTGCAGCAAGTGCCGCACGCCCATCCGAG GCAAGAACCCGGAACCGACGGACGAAGCCGAGTACGCGCTCTCGCAGCTCGAGATCCTCTCCGCCGACACCGCGTCGGTGTTCTCCGACGAGCCGGAGATGCTGAGCCGGACGTCCTCGGTCGcatacggcggcggcgagcagcctCCGGTGCGGACCAGTTCGGCTCCCTATGCAGCGTTCGATCGAGGCAGCCGAGAGATGGAGTTCAATTCGGCGAGGACTGGTCCAAGAAGTGGCGTTCTGGATGGCGGCGAGCAATCGGGCGATGAGAGGCGCGGGTCGCCGATGCACAGCCGCGTCAGCGAACTCCGGCCGTCCTCGCGGAGAACCAGGCGGCCGATGAGTGGCGACATGGACGCGTCGAGGGATTATGGATCAAGCTATGGCTCAGATAACGACGTGCCGACATCCGCCGCGAGTTACCGCCGCCGGGCGTCACCGCTGAGCTCCCAAGAACTGGACTCGTCGTCGATGGGTTCGTCGGGATACCAACCGTCCGGtgcctcgtcgtcgacgatgGGGTTGTCGTCAGGGTACGAAACTTCCGGTGCCGTGAGGTCGCCGCTGACGAACCCGGCGTTCCAGAGGGACCTGCTCCAGGCGCTCGACAACCTCCGGAgggtcatcgccgccgtcgagcagcCGTACGGCGTCGAGACGCCCCTGCAGCAAGCCGGGATGCCTCCGAAGAGCGCGTCTTgcaacgacggcgccggcgcctacACCGCAGTCACGCGCCGCAACTCCCGCCTCATGCGCCGCCTCGAGTCGCAGCTCGTGCAGGCGCTGCCCCGGGAAGCCCTGCGCCGAGACGCGAGcacctcctcgtcctcgtcggcgtcgagcaGCCGGCCCGGCAGCGACCGGCACAGGGCGCGGAAGCACCACTGCCGCGCGATACTGGGCGGCACGCCGTTCGTCGTCTGCGACAAGTGCTCCGAGATACTGCAGCTGCCGGCCGCCGTAGCCGTGGACAGAACGGCCAGGCTGGAGTGCGGCGCCTGCGGGCATGTCCTGTCCATCAAGCTGCCGGCGGCCGGTGGCTCGACGGACCGGCCCAAGAAGATATTTTCCGCGCCGCAGCCCGCCATTCGCGGCCGCGAAGACGATGACGCGGAGGAGGATCACGCGCTCGCGAGGAGCAGCTTGAGCGGCGACCAGCGATGGCCGGCCGAGGGGCCGCTCCACCGCATGCTCGGCTACAGCACGGTGAGCTCCGTTTTCCGCAGCCGGCGGCATGGAGAGCACAGCTGA